The Gammaproteobacteria bacterium genome has a segment encoding these proteins:
- a CDS encoding DUF2066 domain-containing protein — MPFSMLSRIAPSAIVPFALALTLLLAPAATLAQTSFSSTAPLPDSSQAGVDTALQDALARLLVRITGRRGAAELAGRFPPATSIVRQFRVINGGSLEAEFDEPLVRRVLEEAGEGIWEGGRTGLYLWLVVNDGERWLFRPVGFSDTPQQTMNVRNVFSGALSQTFEEVTALRGIEIDFAPAPDRRAAGRCVEELWIGDFACLPDDDDRLMVLGRVAVPGALEDIEWRLREDGFWRTVWTSDATEAVHRVTDMLAARFMANQGPVRSYVLQVAPVPNLQAYASLQEGLNSLQAVREWQVQGVAGDVLRLRITSRTAESPLREALASLGVSFELTRTGS, encoded by the coding sequence ATGCCCTTTTCCATGCTCTCGCGTATCGCGCCGTCCGCCATCGTTCCGTTCGCCCTGGCCCTGACGCTGTTGCTGGCGCCCGCCGCAACTTTAGCCCAAACGTCCTTCAGTTCAACTGCGCCGTTGCCCGACTCCAGTCAGGCGGGCGTGGACACGGCCCTGCAGGACGCGCTCGCGCGATTGCTGGTGCGGATTACCGGGCGGCGGGGCGCAGCCGAACTTGCCGGCCGCTTTCCGCCCGCCACGAGCATTGTGCGGCAGTTCCGCGTCATCAACGGGGGCAGTCTGGAGGCGGAGTTCGACGAGCCGCTGGTTCGCCGGGTCCTTGAGGAGGCCGGCGAGGGCATCTGGGAAGGCGGCAGGACCGGCCTTTACCTGTGGCTGGTCGTGAACGACGGAGAAAGGTGGCTGTTCCGGCCGGTGGGTTTCTCCGACACGCCGCAGCAGACCATGAACGTCCGCAACGTTTTCAGCGGTGCGCTGAGTCAGACTTTCGAGGAAGTTACGGCACTGCGGGGCATCGAAATCGACTTCGCGCCCGCCCCGGACCGGCGGGCGGCCGGGCGATGCGTCGAGGAGCTGTGGATCGGCGATTTTGCCTGCCTTCCGGACGACGACGATCGACTGATGGTCCTGGGAAGGGTGGCGGTTCCCGGAGCGCTTGAAGATATCGAGTGGCGCTTGCGCGAGGACGGATTCTGGCGAACGGTATGGACAAGCGACGCCACCGAAGCGGTCCACCGCGTGACGGACATGCTGGCCGCACGTTTCATGGCCAACCAGGGACCCGTGCGCTCGTACGTCCTGCAGGTGGCCCCGGTTCCGAACCTTCAGGCGTACGCAAGCCTTCAGGAGGGCCTGAACTCCCTGCAGGCGGTGCGGGAGTGGCAGGTGCAGGGCGTCGCGGGAGACGTGTTGAGGCTTCGAATTACCTCCCGAACAGCCGAATCACCGCTGCGCGAGGCCCTGGCTTCCCTGGGTGTGTCGTTTGAATTGACCAGGACGGGTTCATGA
- the glnD gene encoding [protein-PII] uridylyltransferase → MEKVRLSPEQTVAPATAAPSADSRERRLDACRARIREHEEHVRGEFLRSRKCTPELLKQRARQLDELLCEVWRMHAGPALGGAALLAVGGYGREEMYPASDVDVLVLMPQGYSRSARNEVGAFLAFLWDVGLKPGHGTRTVAESRDQARADVTIMTALLEARLLAGSGRLFGQLGKAINARSVWSSTQFYRAKVREQEQRNAEYGDTASNLEPDVKNGPGGLRDLHTVQWILKRRFGSTALESLVERGLISAEQLVGLRRARDFLSQVRFALHLTSGRMEDRLLFEHQKQLAGNFGYHDQTGNRAVEQFMQRYYRTTRRVSLFNEVVLQRLGAVIGRTRSAERRINARFLTRNGYLDSKRPKLLEDSPRAVLESFLLRQKHAEIRGFGAPLVERLMEAAPRIDSEFRNDPKNRRTFMQILSAPAPAPSQLEAMNRYGVLGAYIPQFGLITGRMQYDLFHSYTVDVHILRVVRNLRRFGLPDKQETGSRDSRLREIMERIENPAVLYIAGLFHDIAKGRGGDHSELGAGDAEQFCSDHGLSPRESALAAWLVRHHLDLSITAQKKDVYDPAVIRDFARLVGDQVHLDHLYLLTVADVRGTNPGLWTAWKARAFEDLYRQTERALRMNIEQPRGTGELLKEREQAALAELRGRGLEEDRIRAIWNGFAEDYFWLFRDDEIVWHTAALNDGPSDGFLVASRTHTADGNTAILVHGPSAVRRFFITCSVLDAKGLNILDARILPSGGRRSLAQYLVVQRDGAALQDADQLEVICDSLREALARGDLPSRPASRKLPRRLRAFDVGVQVSFRADPRGRHTVMELVTTDRPGLLGLVGGILTRQEIAVRTAKIATIGERAEDVFHLADTGRKPLSADRREKLLDALKKELEDG, encoded by the coding sequence TTGGAGAAGGTCCGATTGAGCCCTGAGCAGACCGTTGCGCCGGCAACGGCGGCGCCGTCGGCGGATTCGCGGGAACGGCGGCTTGACGCCTGCCGAGCGCGAATCCGCGAGCACGAGGAGCACGTTCGCGGCGAGTTCCTGCGCAGCCGGAAGTGCACGCCCGAACTGCTGAAGCAGCGCGCCCGGCAACTCGACGAGCTGCTCTGCGAGGTCTGGCGAATGCACGCCGGCCCGGCGCTGGGCGGCGCCGCCCTGCTGGCGGTGGGAGGCTACGGCCGCGAGGAAATGTACCCCGCGTCGGACGTCGACGTGCTGGTGCTGATGCCGCAGGGTTACTCGCGCAGCGCCAGGAACGAAGTCGGCGCATTCCTGGCTTTTCTCTGGGACGTCGGTCTCAAGCCCGGTCACGGCACCCGCACCGTGGCGGAATCGCGCGACCAGGCTCGCGCCGACGTCACCATCATGACGGCGCTGCTGGAAGCGCGCCTGCTGGCTGGCTCCGGCCGGCTCTTCGGGCAACTCGGCAAGGCGATCAACGCGCGCAGCGTCTGGTCTTCCACGCAGTTCTACCGTGCCAAGGTCAGGGAGCAGGAGCAGCGCAACGCCGAGTACGGCGACACGGCTTCCAATCTCGAACCGGACGTCAAGAACGGACCGGGCGGATTGCGCGACCTGCACACGGTGCAATGGATTCTCAAGCGCCGGTTCGGATCGACGGCGCTGGAATCGCTGGTCGAACGGGGGCTGATCTCCGCCGAGCAGCTGGTCGGACTGCGCCGGGCGCGCGATTTCCTGTCGCAGGTACGCTTCGCCTTGCACCTGACCAGCGGGCGCATGGAGGACCGGCTGCTGTTCGAGCACCAGAAACAGCTCGCCGGCAACTTCGGCTATCACGACCAGACCGGCAATCGCGCGGTAGAGCAGTTCATGCAGCGCTACTACCGGACCACCCGCAGAGTTTCGCTGTTCAATGAAGTCGTTCTGCAGCGGCTTGGCGCCGTCATCGGCCGCACGCGATCCGCGGAACGGCGCATCAACGCGCGGTTCCTGACGCGCAACGGCTACCTGGACTCGAAGCGGCCCAAGCTGCTGGAGGACTCGCCGCGGGCAGTGCTGGAATCGTTCCTGCTGCGGCAGAAGCATGCCGAAATCCGCGGCTTCGGCGCTCCCCTGGTCGAGCGGCTGATGGAAGCCGCGCCCAGGATCGACAGCGAGTTCCGGAACGACCCGAAGAACCGCCGAACTTTCATGCAAATCCTGTCCGCCCCCGCACCCGCGCCCAGCCAGCTCGAGGCGATGAACCGCTACGGGGTACTGGGCGCCTACATTCCCCAGTTCGGACTGATCACGGGCCGAATGCAGTACGACCTCTTTCACAGCTACACGGTCGATGTGCACATCCTGCGCGTGGTCCGCAATCTTCGCCGTTTCGGCCTGCCCGACAAGCAAGAGACGGGTTCGAGGGATTCCCGGCTCCGGGAGATCATGGAGCGAATCGAAAATCCCGCCGTGCTCTATATCGCCGGACTGTTCCACGATATTGCCAAGGGCCGCGGCGGTGACCACTCGGAACTGGGCGCCGGCGACGCGGAGCAATTCTGCTCGGACCACGGACTGAGTCCCCGCGAGTCGGCCCTGGCGGCGTGGCTGGTGCGGCACCATCTGGATCTGTCGATAACGGCCCAGAAAAAGGACGTCTACGATCCCGCGGTCATTCGCGATTTCGCCCGCCTGGTGGGCGACCAGGTCCACCTGGATCACCTCTATCTGCTGACCGTGGCCGACGTGCGGGGAACCAATCCCGGCCTGTGGACAGCCTGGAAGGCCCGCGCTTTCGAAGACCTCTACCGCCAGACCGAGCGGGCGCTGCGAATGAACATAGAGCAACCCCGCGGGACCGGGGAACTGCTGAAGGAGCGCGAACAGGCCGCGTTGGCCGAGCTGCGCGGCCGCGGGCTTGAGGAAGACCGGATTCGCGCCATCTGGAACGGCTTTGCCGAGGACTATTTCTGGCTTTTCCGCGACGACGAGATCGTCTGGCACACGGCGGCGCTGAACGACGGCCCGTCCGACGGTTTCCTGGTCGCTTCGCGCACCCACACGGCCGACGGCAACACCGCGATACTGGTCCACGGTCCGTCCGCGGTACGCCGCTTTTTCATTACCTGCTCGGTGCTGGACGCGAAGGGACTGAACATCCTGGATGCGCGGATCCTGCCCTCCGGGGGCCGGCGCAGTCTTGCGCAATACCTGGTCGTGCAGCGCGATGGCGCCGCACTGCAGGATGCCGACCAGCTCGAAGTCATCTGCGATTCCTTGCGTGAAGCGCTGGCCAGGGGCGACCTGCCGTCACGTCCTGCGAGCCGCAAACTGCCGAGGCGGCTGCGGGCCTTCGACGTGGGCGTTCAGGTAAGTTTCCGCGCTGACCCCCGCGGGCGCCACACGGTGATGGAGCTGGTCACCACGGACCGGCCGGGCCTGCTGGGACTCGTGGGCGGAATACTGACCCGGCAGGAAATCGCCGTCCGCACCGCCAAGATCGCGACCATCGGCGAGCGCGCCGAGGATGTGTTTCATCTCGCCGATACAGGACGCAAGCCATTGTCGGCCGACCGCCGGGAGAAACTGCTGGACGCCCTGAAGAAAGAGCTTGAGGACGGCTAG
- the map gene encoding type I methionyl aminopeptidase yields the protein MQVSIKSSEEQQRMRVAGRLAAEVLDMIGPHVRPGVTTGDLDRLCHEYITGEQQAIPAPLNYRGFPRSICTSLNQVVCHGIPGKRKLRDGDMLNIDITVIKNGFHGDTSRIFHVGRPGIKARRLARITFDAMWAGIREIAPGKQLGDIGHAIQTVAESQALSVVREYCGHGIGRIFHEPPNVLHYGEPGTGMVLREGMTITVEPMLNEGRPETRLLPDGWTVVTRDRKLSAQWEHTVLVTANGYEVLTLGEGPIEP from the coding sequence ATGCAAGTCAGCATCAAGTCCAGCGAGGAGCAGCAACGCATGCGCGTTGCGGGCCGACTGGCGGCCGAAGTTCTGGACATGATCGGGCCCCACGTGCGCCCGGGCGTGACCACCGGGGACCTGGACCGGCTCTGCCACGAATACATCACCGGGGAGCAGCAGGCCATTCCGGCGCCGCTCAATTACCGCGGTTTTCCCCGTTCGATCTGCACGTCCCTGAACCAGGTGGTCTGCCACGGAATACCCGGCAAACGCAAGCTGCGCGACGGCGATATGCTCAACATCGACATCACGGTAATCAAGAACGGTTTTCACGGCGACACCAGCCGAATATTTCATGTGGGCCGGCCGGGCATCAAGGCGCGGCGCCTGGCGCGGATCACCTTCGACGCCATGTGGGCCGGCATACGCGAGATCGCTCCCGGCAAGCAGCTGGGCGACATCGGCCACGCGATCCAGACGGTGGCCGAAAGCCAGGCCCTCAGCGTGGTGCGGGAATACTGCGGCCACGGCATCGGGCGCATATTTCACGAGCCGCCCAACGTCCTGCACTACGGGGAGCCGGGCACGGGAATGGTCCTGCGAGAAGGCATGACGATCACGGTGGAGCCGATGCTCAACGAGGGGCGTCCCGAAACGCGATTGCTGCCGGACGGCTGGACGGTCGTGACCCGCGACCGCAAGCTCTCGGCGCAGTGGGAGCACACCGTTCTGGTTACCGCGAACGGTTACGAAGTCCTGACGCTTGGAGAAGGTCCGATTGAGCCCTGA
- the rpsB gene encoding 30S ribosomal protein S2 has translation MAEISVREMLDAGVHFGHRARHWNPKMAPFIYGERNQLHIIDLEQTVPLYKKTCEFVRSVAAQRGTVLFVGTKRAAQHAIRNEATRCGMPYVSHRWLGGTLTNLKTIKKSIARLEELEALDEETLRERFTKKEGLGVKRELAKLKRSLGGIRSMDSLPDAVFIIDLEHERIALNEARKLGIPVAAVVDTNCSPQDVDYMIPGNDDAIRAAELYARGIADAILKGREEMPEISLGDDEFVELDESGKPIARSGRPRSRAKTPARLRGVSRRMPRRTAAVAREREDRDAKPAEATATAAPKAPSQESAAAPAPAPAPESAAAPAPAPAPVAEEAAAPAEGEG, from the coding sequence TTGGCTGAAATCAGCGTGCGTGAAATGCTGGATGCGGGCGTGCACTTCGGGCACCGGGCAAGACACTGGAACCCGAAAATGGCGCCTTTCATATATGGCGAACGCAACCAGCTTCACATCATCGATCTGGAGCAGACGGTACCGCTCTACAAGAAGACCTGTGAGTTCGTGCGGTCGGTGGCGGCGCAGCGCGGCACCGTGCTTTTTGTCGGTACCAAGCGCGCCGCGCAGCATGCGATCCGCAACGAGGCCACGCGCTGCGGTATGCCGTACGTCAGTCATCGCTGGCTGGGCGGCACCCTGACCAATCTCAAGACCATCAAGAAATCCATAGCCCGCCTGGAAGAGCTCGAGGCGCTGGACGAAGAGACCCTGCGCGAGCGGTTCACCAAGAAGGAAGGCCTGGGAGTCAAGCGCGAACTGGCAAAGCTGAAGCGTTCGCTGGGCGGGATCCGCTCGATGGACTCGCTTCCGGATGCGGTCTTCATCATCGACCTGGAGCACGAGCGAATCGCCCTGAACGAAGCCAGGAAGCTGGGTATCCCGGTGGCGGCGGTGGTCGATACCAACTGCTCGCCGCAGGACGTGGATTACATGATCCCCGGCAACGACGACGCCATCCGCGCCGCCGAACTCTATGCGCGTGGAATCGCGGACGCAATTCTCAAGGGGCGCGAGGAAATGCCGGAAATCTCGCTGGGCGACGACGAGTTCGTGGAGCTCGACGAGTCCGGCAAGCCCATTGCGCGCAGCGGGCGCCCGCGATCGAGAGCCAAGACCCCGGCGCGGCTGCGCGGCGTGTCACGGCGCATGCCGAGACGCACTGCGGCGGTTGCCCGGGAGCGGGAGGACAGGGATGCGAAGCCCGCTGAAGCCACGGCCACGGCGGCGCCCAAGGCGCCTTCCCAGGAGAGCGCTGCGGCGCCTGCACCGGCGCCCGCCCCGGAGAGCGCTGCGGCGCCTGCGCCTGCACCGGCGCCTGTCGCGGAGGAAGCAGCGGCGCCCGCCGAAGGGGAGGGCTAG
- a CDS encoding elongation factor Ts, which yields MAITAAEVKALRESTGAGMMDCKRALTETNGDAEAARNLLRKKGAAAAEKKASRAAAEGAIAVAESSGAIAVAEVNCETDFVARREDFRKYAASVAQTAVEQAPASLEDLLALEVDGQSLEQSRQDAVARIGENISVRRFERIQAQGEASVYVHNNRIGVVVDLEGGDAELGKNIAMHVAAMRPQHVSPDDVPADIVERERTFLSDQAAESGKPPEILARMVEGRLRKFLDGICLTGQIYVRDSKLTVGKLLASRKARVHAFVRFEVGEGIERPTSDLAEEVEAQLREHR from the coding sequence ATGGCGATCACTGCGGCCGAGGTGAAGGCCCTGCGTGAATCGACGGGCGCGGGCATGATGGATTGCAAGCGCGCGCTGACCGAAACCAACGGCGACGCCGAGGCTGCCCGCAATCTGTTGCGCAAGAAGGGCGCGGCGGCGGCGGAAAAGAAGGCCTCGCGGGCGGCGGCGGAGGGCGCGATAGCGGTAGCCGAGAGTTCCGGGGCGATCGCCGTCGCTGAGGTGAACTGCGAGACCGATTTCGTGGCCCGGCGCGAGGACTTCCGCAAGTACGCCGCGTCGGTGGCGCAAACCGCAGTCGAACAGGCGCCCGCAAGCCTCGAGGATTTGCTGGCGCTGGAAGTGGACGGCCAGTCGCTGGAACAGTCCCGTCAGGATGCGGTAGCGAGGATCGGCGAAAACATTTCGGTGCGCCGTTTCGAGCGTATCCAGGCGCAGGGCGAGGCGTCCGTGTACGTGCACAACAACCGTATCGGCGTGGTCGTGGACCTTGAGGGCGGCGACGCGGAACTGGGCAAGAACATCGCCATGCATGTGGCAGCGATGCGGCCGCAGCACGTTTCCCCGGACGACGTGCCCGCCGATATCGTCGAGCGGGAACGCACGTTCCTGAGCGACCAGGCCGCCGAATCCGGCAAGCCCCCGGAAATCTTGGCGCGCATGGTGGAGGGACGTTTGCGGAAGTTCCTCGACGGAATCTGCCTGACCGGGCAGATCTACGTGCGTGACAGCAAGCTGACCGTCGGCAAGTTGCTGGCGTCGCGAAAGGCCCGCGTGCACGCGTTCGTGCGGTTCGAGGTGGGCGAGGGCATCGAACGCCCGACCAGCGATCTGGCCGAAGAGGTCGAGGCCCAGCTTCGCGAGCACAGGTAA
- a CDS encoding UMP kinase, with protein MGSPLRRILLKLSGEALMGRETHGIDMSMLGRIAGEVKELSDLGVQTAVVVGGGNIFRGEGLARAGMDRVTADHMGMLATVINALALQDALERLGSGVRVMSSMAVRAVCEDYIRRRALRHLEKGRVCIFAAGTGNPYLSTDTAASLRAVEISADLLIKGTKVDGVYSADPNLEPNAKRYERISHDQLIGARLGVMDSTAAVMCRDNNLPIRVYDVASPGDLLRIVKGEDVGTLVTSAADQG; from the coding sequence GTGGGGTCCCCGCTGCGCCGTATTTTGCTGAAGCTGAGCGGGGAGGCCCTGATGGGCCGGGAGACGCACGGGATCGACATGTCGATGCTCGGGCGGATTGCCGGAGAGGTCAAGGAACTGTCCGACCTGGGCGTTCAGACCGCCGTCGTGGTGGGCGGGGGCAATATCTTTCGCGGCGAGGGCCTGGCGCGCGCGGGCATGGATCGCGTCACCGCCGATCACATGGGAATGCTGGCCACGGTCATCAACGCCCTGGCGCTTCAGGATGCGCTGGAGCGCCTGGGGTCGGGCGTGCGGGTCATGTCTTCGATGGCCGTGCGTGCGGTTTGCGAGGACTACATACGGCGGCGCGCGCTCCGTCACCTGGAAAAGGGCAGGGTATGCATTTTCGCGGCGGGGACCGGCAATCCCTATCTCTCGACCGACACGGCCGCCAGCTTGCGGGCGGTGGAGATCTCCGCCGACCTGCTCATCAAGGGCACCAAGGTGGACGGCGTGTACTCGGCCGATCCGAACCTTGAGCCGAACGCCAAGCGTTACGAACGAATCTCGCACGATCAGTTGATCGGGGCCCGCCTGGGCGTCATGGACTCCACGGCGGCCGTCATGTGCCGGGACAACAACCTGCCGATTCGCGTATATGATGTCGCCTCGCCCGGCGACCTGTTGCGTATTGTGAAGGGCGAGGATGTCGGGACGCTGGTAACCAGCGCCGCCGACCAGGGCTGA
- a CDS encoding ribosome recycling factor, which yields MIDELQEDAIERMDKSVAALRSNLSRLRTGRAHAGLIDHLTAPYYGADTPLRQVASITVEDARTLAVSPWEANMVQPIEKAIRESGLGFNPVTAGTVIRVPIPELTEERRRELVRVARHEAEMGRVAVRNIRRDVLADIRQLVKEKMASEDEERRSADEVQKITDAHVAQMDAMLEEKEKEIMSI from the coding sequence ATGATCGACGAGCTTCAGGAAGACGCAATCGAACGCATGGACAAGAGCGTGGCGGCCCTGCGGTCGAATCTGTCCCGCCTGCGGACCGGCCGGGCGCACGCCGGTCTGATCGATCACCTGACGGCGCCCTACTACGGCGCGGACACGCCCCTGCGCCAGGTCGCCAGCATCACCGTGGAGGACGCCCGTACGCTTGCCGTTTCGCCGTGGGAGGCCAACATGGTGCAGCCGATCGAAAAGGCCATCCGGGAGTCGGGATTGGGTTTCAATCCGGTCACGGCGGGCACGGTAATCCGCGTGCCGATACCGGAGCTGACCGAGGAACGCCGCCGCGAACTGGTAAGGGTCGCGCGCCACGAGGCGGAGATGGGCCGGGTGGCGGTGCGCAATATCCGGCGCGACGTGCTGGCCGACATCAGGCAGCTCGTCAAGGAAAAGATGGCCTCCGAGGACGAGGAGCGGCGGTCGGCGGACGAGGTGCAGAAGATCACCGACGCGCATGTTGCGCAGATGGATGCCATGCTGGAGGAAAAGGAAAAGGAAATCATGTCGATTTAG
- the uppS gene encoding di-trans,poly-cis-decaprenylcistransferase produces MTLAGYVLSDALRHLAIIMDGNGRWAARRGRPRSEGHRAGVEAARNIVEDCARRGISVLTLFGLSSENWRRPQDEVSELMKLLTDSLRRHMGLLNENGIRLRCIGNRSRFSGGVRAALEKAEEGTRSNDRMQLIVALSYGGQQEIVHVAQELARDAARGALGPDEIDLEAFNLRTGLADLPPPDFMIRSGGERRISNFLLWHLAYTELYFTDVLWPDFGSRELQAALDDYAARQRRFGTA; encoded by the coding sequence ATGACACTGGCCGGATATGTTTTGAGTGACGCGTTGCGGCATCTGGCGATCATCATGGACGGCAACGGCCGGTGGGCCGCGCGGCGCGGACGGCCGCGCTCGGAGGGGCACCGCGCGGGGGTGGAGGCAGCCCGCAACATTGTCGAGGATTGCGCGCGGCGCGGTATTTCCGTGCTGACGCTTTTCGGGCTGAGCAGCGAGAACTGGCGGCGGCCGCAGGATGAGGTAAGCGAACTCATGAAGCTCCTGACCGACAGCCTGCGGCGGCACATGGGGCTGTTGAACGAAAACGGCATTCGCCTGCGTTGCATCGGCAACCGCAGCCGGTTTTCCGGGGGCGTAAGGGCCGCGCTGGAAAAGGCCGAGGAAGGCACCCGCAGCAATGACCGGATGCAACTGATCGTCGCGCTTTCCTATGGTGGACAGCAGGAAATCGTTCACGTGGCGCAGGAATTGGCCCGGGACGCGGCGCGCGGAGCGCTGGGTCCGGACGAAATCGACCTGGAAGCCTTTAATCTCCGTACCGGCCTGGCGGACCTGCCGCCGCCGGATTTCATGATTCGAAGCGGGGGCGAGCGCAGGATCAGCAACTTCCTGCTCTGGCACCTGGCCTATACGGAGCTTTATTTCACCGATGTGCTGTGGCCCGATTTCGGGTCCCGGGAACTGCAGGCGGCGCTGGACGATTATGCGGCGCGGCAGCGCCGATTCGGTACGGCATGA
- a CDS encoding phosphatidate cytidylyltransferase yields MSRFFPPRILTAAVLVAAIVVASVSPFSLKLAMIGLVLLLCWREWLRMAGLAGTVARSSWILLFALALAVPVAVPPPNPVSYAVMAVGVAWWALAIVLLRGSYGSIGNSAVLGYGLLGMAPAWLAVLAILGSGRGDLLVLLLVLVGAADTGAFVFGKLLGRRQLAPVLSGGKTVEGAAGGLVMATLAGFAASFYLQQSALFWTLGGLAVGALAMLGDLTVSMFKRRAGLKDSGRMLPGHGGMLDRMDSSIATAPLLGLLVFQPVGWLPL; encoded by the coding sequence ATGAGCCGCTTCTTCCCTCCAAGGATATTGACGGCGGCGGTACTGGTGGCCGCGATCGTGGTCGCCAGCGTTTCACCGTTCAGCCTCAAACTAGCGATGATCGGGCTGGTCCTGTTGCTGTGCTGGCGCGAGTGGCTGCGTATGGCCGGCCTTGCCGGAACTGTGGCGCGCTCGTCCTGGATTCTCCTTTTCGCGCTGGCGCTGGCGGTGCCGGTTGCGGTGCCGCCGCCCAATCCGGTTTCGTACGCCGTCATGGCCGTCGGCGTCGCCTGGTGGGCGCTGGCCATCGTGTTGCTGCGGGGTTCGTACGGCTCGATCGGCAATTCGGCAGTCCTGGGCTACGGCCTGCTGGGCATGGCGCCTGCGTGGCTGGCGGTGCTCGCCATTCTCGGTTCCGGTCGGGGGGACCTGCTCGTTCTGTTGCTGGTCCTGGTGGGCGCGGCCGACACGGGCGCGTTCGTTTTCGGAAAGCTGCTGGGGCGTCGTCAGCTTGCGCCGGTCCTGAGCGGCGGCAAGACCGTTGAGGGCGCCGCGGGGGGGCTGGTCATGGCAACCCTCGCCGGCTTTGCCGCATCTTTTTACCTGCAGCAATCGGCACTGTTCTGGACGTTGGGAGGTCTGGCTGTGGGAGCCCTGGCGATGCTGGGCGATTTGACGGTAAGCATGTTCAAACGGCGCGCAGGTTTGAAGGACAGCGGACGCATGCTGCCAGGCCACGGGGGGATGCTGGACCGCATGGACAGCAGCATCGCCACCGCACCGCTGCTGGGATTGCTGGTGTTCCAGCCGGTGGGCTGGCTGCCGCTCTAG
- the rseP gene encoding RIP metalloprotease RseP, whose product MLVDTLIAIGAFIVAISLLVAVHEWGHYIAARMSKVRVLEYSIGFGPAIWRRKAGVDRTEYQLRALPVGGYVRLLDEREGPVAEEELHRSFNRRPYWQRIFVLAAGPGMNFLFAIVAYWVIFMVGIQAAAPLVGGVTPGSVAEQAGVRAGDRIVAVEDRESPTWQAAAMAIVDQILGDPSVQVTVQDEQGARRDLLLDLSEQKKGILEDGNLFAAAGFEPMTDSRPILGDILPDGPAAAAGFESGDRILSAGGEDVGTWRQWVDYVRARPGESVPVTVDRNGTEQRLYLRIGSRSEAAGQDAAGPAAIGFVGVTQSPEARSHLFVTQRLGPLQALARGAQETGRITGLTFRVLGNMFTGDVSLRTLNGPVGIARYAGEAVQISGVAFLMFLALVSVSLGILNLLPIPILDGGQIVNQTIEKLRGRPIRERTQLAVQRLGLALVLAIMFVALFNDISGFFRP is encoded by the coding sequence ATGCTGGTGGATACCCTGATTGCAATTGGCGCGTTTATCGTCGCGATAAGCCTGCTCGTGGCCGTGCACGAGTGGGGGCATTACATAGCGGCGCGGATGTCGAAAGTCAGGGTCCTTGAATATTCGATCGGCTTCGGGCCGGCGATCTGGCGCCGGAAGGCGGGCGTGGACCGGACCGAGTACCAGCTGAGGGCTCTTCCCGTGGGCGGATACGTGCGCCTGCTGGACGAGCGCGAAGGGCCGGTTGCCGAGGAGGAACTGCATCGCAGCTTCAATCGGCGGCCCTACTGGCAACGGATCTTCGTTCTCGCCGCCGGCCCCGGCATGAACTTCCTGTTCGCGATAGTGGCCTACTGGGTCATTTTCATGGTTGGCATACAGGCGGCCGCACCGCTGGTCGGCGGAGTGACGCCCGGCAGCGTCGCGGAGCAGGCCGGCGTGCGCGCCGGCGACCGGATCGTGGCCGTGGAGGATCGCGAATCGCCCACTTGGCAGGCTGCCGCGATGGCGATCGTCGATCAGATCCTCGGCGATCCGTCGGTGCAAGTAACCGTTCAGGACGAGCAGGGCGCCCGGCGTGATCTGCTTCTCGATCTCTCCGAGCAGAAGAAGGGCATCCTCGAAGACGGCAATCTGTTCGCCGCGGCCGGTTTCGAACCGATGACGGATTCGCGCCCCATACTGGGCGACATCCTTCCGGACGGTCCGGCCGCCGCGGCCGGTTTCGAGTCCGGAGACCGCATTCTGTCGGCGGGCGGGGAGGACGTCGGCACCTGGCGCCAGTGGGTCGACTATGTGCGGGCCCGCCCGGGAGAAAGCGTGCCCGTGACCGTGGACCGTAACGGGACGGAGCAACGGCTCTACCTGCGTATCGGCAGCCGCAGCGAGGCTGCCGGACAGGATGCGGCCGGCCCGGCCGCCATCGGCTTCGTGGGCGTGACGCAGTCCCCCGAGGCGCGTTCGCACCTGTTCGTGACCCAGCGCCTGGGGCCGTTGCAGGCACTGGCGCGAGGCGCGCAGGAAACCGGGCGAATTACCGGGCTTACCTTCCGCGTGCTCGGCAACATGTTCACCGGGGACGTTTCCCTGCGCACGCTGAACGGGCCCGTGGGCATCGCCCGCTACGCGGGAGAAGCGGTCCAGATCAGCGGGGTCGCGTTCCTCATGTTCCTGGCACTGGTCAGCGTGAGCCTGGGCATTCTCAACCTGCTGCCCATTCCGATTCTGGACGGCGGCCAGATCGTGAACCAGACCATCGAGAAGCTACGGGGCCGCCCGATTCGCGAACGGACCCAGCTCGCCGTGCAGCGGCTGGGGCTGGCGCTGGTGCTGGCCATCATGTTCGTGGCGCTGTTCAACGACATCAGCGGATTCTTCCGCCCGTGA